From a single Aspergillus puulaauensis MK2 DNA, chromosome 2, nearly complete sequence genomic region:
- a CDS encoding uncharacterized protein (COG:Q;~EggNog:ENOG410PW83;~InterPro:IPR020946,IPR036188,IPR000960;~PFAM:PF07992;~go_function: GO:0004499 - N,N-dimethylaniline monooxygenase activity [Evidence IEA];~go_function: GO:0050660 - flavin adenine dinucleotide binding [Evidence IEA];~go_function: GO:0050661 - NADP binding [Evidence IEA];~go_process: GO:0055114 - oxidation-reduction process [Evidence IEA]) — MAPRYDSIAVIGTGPSGISTVKALVDENTFSRIRVFERRDRVGGLWHYDPIPDVFPTPGAADIRNEIPDSLPTFTAPVPEDKTARTGIHDALDSNVGEHAMSFTHTPFPLVNSAVSTRQLGRENPSRPFRVITGYLEDLARPYLDLISFSTAVERVEKVGRKWRVTLRQKGHHQRNQPVEYWWQEEFDAVVVASGHYNVPLIPEIEGLDAAFKARPASFEHSKSFRSANDYVDKKVVVVGGNISSADLVADLHAIVKGALYVSQRKENELLHNVFSLPGVEKRPGVTRVDAVAGGVKVTFSDGSSVQDIDKLIFATGYRLVYPFLVPDPVTPSNRVAGLYQHIFKIGDPSLALVGQVRGALSFRVYEYQAVAVARYFANTNAKPLPSPREQDEWEVERLKYKGPTALFHEIKPDFKEYFEYLREFSGSPAQGTKGYALPVFEDSLPELGFAILQLKDKYWQKIKAGGAVQAKL; from the coding sequence ATGGCACCGCGCTACGACTCCATCGCCGTAATCGGCACCGGTCCCTCCGGAATATCGACAGTAAAAGCCCTCGTCGACGAAAACACCTTCTCACGGATCCGCGTCTTCGAGCGGCGCGACCGAGTCGGCGGGCTGTGGCATTACGATCCCATCCCAGACGTCTTCCCAACCCCCGGGGCGGCAGATATCCGCAACGAAATCCCCGACTCCCTGCCTACATTCACGGCGCCTGTGCCGGAGGATAAGACGGCTCGTACGGGCATTCATGATGCGCTGGATAGCAATGTCGGTGAGCATGCGATGTCTTTTACACACACGCCGTTTCCGCTGGTGAATTCTGCGGTCTCGACGAGACAGCTTGGAAGGGAGAATCCGAGCAGGCCGTTTCGAGTTATTACGGGGTATCTGGAGGATCTTGCGCGGCCGTATCTGGACCTTATCTCGTTTAGCACGGCTGTGGAGAGGGTTGAGAAGGTTGGTAGGAAGTGGAGGGTTACGCTGCGGCAGAAGGGCCATCACCAGAGGAATCAGCCCGTGGAGTACTGGTGGCAGGAGGAGTTTGATGCGGTGGTTGTGGCGTCGGGGCACTATAATGTGCCTCTTATCCCGGAGATTGAAGGTCTGGATGCTGCGTTTAAAGCAAGGCCAGCGAGTTTTGAACACTCGAAGAGCTTCCGGTCTGCGAATGACTACGTGGATAAAAAGGTTGTTGTAGTTGGAGGGAATATCTCTTCCGCAGACCTCGTTGCCGACTTGCACGCCATTGTGAAGGGCGCGTTATATGTCTCGCAGCGCAAGGAGAATGAGCTCCTGCACAATGTCTTCTCCCTACCGGGGGTTGAGAAGAGGCCTGGGGTCACCCGGGTTGATGCAGTGGCTGGAGGCGTCAAGGTCACCTTCAGCGATGGATCATCCGTGCAGGAcatcgacaagctcatctTCGCAACAGGATACCGGCTGGTCTACCCATTCCTGGTCCCAGACCCTGTTACACCCAGTAACCGGGTTGCCGGGCTCTACCAGCACATCTTCAAGATTGGGGATCCGTCTCTGGCCCTCGTCGGCCAGGTGCGTGGGGCTCTCAGCTTCCGGGTCTACGAGTACCAGGCTGTTGCAGTGGCACGATACTTTGCGAATACCAATGCGAAGCCTCTCCCCAGTCCCCGAGAGCAGGATGAATGGGAGGTGGAACGGCTGAAGTATAAAGGACCAACTGCTCTGTTCCATGAGATCAAGCCGGATTTTAAGGAGTACTTTGAGTATCTGCGGGAATTCTCAGGGTCACCAGCACAGGGGACAAAAGGATACGCATTGCCTGTGTTTGAGGATTCGTTGCCAGAGTTAGGGTTTGCGATTCTGCAGTTGAAGGACAAGTATTggcagaagatcaaggctgGCGGGGCAGTGCAGGCCAAGTTATGA
- a CDS encoding uncharacterized protein (TransMembrane:2 (i142-168o180-203i)), which yields MLLRDELSEAIESPPFWVESDEESSEDSEDTNSESEDGRYSLGGQIKEIIQALNDIRSQLAEQNKYLDVLTEKYIARPAQITFTEDEWETETDEEDQIQWEDSVEPVEHEVQALPDEVNVASAREWTKEARLAEASSAQHRYILGFTVATVFYLPMGLITSFFGMHLFKSDVAMETSQTPIIPIFLILSLTTYVFAACALWLVRDGDKVKKMINSWSPADINQTSQRPSNLRLPNLMRRRKAWEAAL from the exons ATGTTACTAAGGGATGAGCTGAGCGAGGCGATAGAGTCACCGCCATTTTGGGTTGAATCGGACGAGGAATCGAGTGAGGACTCAGAGGATACCAATTCCGAGtcagaagatggaagatACAGCCTGGGAGGCCAGATCAAGGAGATTATCCAAGCGCTGAACGACATCCGGTCCCAATTGGCTGAGCAGAATAAGTACCTGGATGTGCTCACGGAGAAATACATAGCCAGGCCGGCGCAGATCACTTTCACGGAGGACGAATGGGAGACTGAgactgatgaggaggatcaGATCCAGTGGGAGGATAGTGTAGAGCCTGTCGAGCACGAGGTGCAGGCTCTTCCAGACGAG GTCAATGTCGCTTCCGCGCGAGAATGGACGAAGGAAGCCAGACTGGCCGAGGCCAGCAGTGCCCAGCATCGCTATATCCTGGGCTTCACAGTCGCTACTGTATTCTATCTCCCAATGGGTCTCATCACA TCCTTCTTCGGCATGCATCTATTCAAATCAGATGTCGCCATGGAGACTTCACAAACACCtatcatccccatcttcctcatcttgTCTCTCACGACGTATGTCTTCGCGGCATGTGCACTCTGGCTGGTCCGAGACGGAGACAAGGTCAAGAAGATGATCAACTCTTGGAGCCCGGCAGACATAAACCAAACAAGCCAGAGACCCTCGAATCTGAGACTTCCAAACCTgatgcgaagaaggaaagcaTGGGAGGCGGCTCTCTAA
- a CDS encoding uncharacterized protein (COG:M;~EggNog:ENOG410Q1PV;~InterPro:IPR002110,IPR002523,IPR020683,IPR036770;~PFAM:PF01544;~TransMembrane:2 (o703-723i735-753o);~go_component: GO:0016020 - membrane [Evidence IEA];~go_function: GO:0005515 - protein binding [Evidence IEA];~go_function: GO:0046873 - metal ion transmembrane transporter activity [Evidence IEA];~go_process: GO:0030001 - metal ion transport [Evidence IEA];~go_process: GO:0055085 - transmembrane transport [Evidence IEA]) has product MDEFNIPESINAPGSRIVAACKRQARNVAEEILQNELLSPRRSDAEEIFPIVLPLVQRLNDSDWAWVLDLILKYDPDILLATDRDGQTALSWAADYAEIKSVQRLLQTKQIPRNDMVKALLQVGGKCRWLKFDSDSSSAADRVIRLLIENGVDVARRYEGAIPLTHAVQLESVYVVEWLCRNSSSLVPEAFTSRDDEGRSPLSIAVLNKHDWAIVLLLNTGHYDRDHDNYGRTPLYWLLQSKMEETQKRKLAKILIWKEAHYDVRGVFFKTDELGGVQEPEGDMHVDPGMLNQYHKNDGLTLLSHAAQLNEEKVIRTILKISGIEADAPNRDSTTPLHVALVGNKTEAAKALMEADKSTFKRLISDSRRDDGAIGLLKRLLELGYDVNREMDKGQPLHMSALELAQGNLQLMCLIIPYCAGLKCLTISKDDWFELGARHAASRGRTWPRTGTESGLLVKRGGNGELEIKFEDLETVTPSPCCPNNDRINSEISILVHRDRDTWRNPAEYPPEQYECCGRQWRSYHISLEFPSRDREDRKLLLGIEWTMEATENGEPGRVLYSSTLPKVWLPRNLIEFLDEFLKELSSQWQRVCGDVDQRMISNRLNSQSPNSSRSSLFNELEKDYVYLAKLRAALSLHIEDVRRQFPASRRDYFDHIHLGDSIERLQETTINKLDQFEQVVTGILQLQFARASINEAATIRRITLVTFVYLPLMFSASLFGMNVNALENNPDWRWYLLFAGASFLVTFGIYYYPFTGIWLPQSSGTRALVSTSFLNRRKVARARSSGSAV; this is encoded by the exons ATGGATGAGTTCAATATACCCGAGTCAATCAACGCCCCCGGGTCAAGGATTGTGGCAGCGTGCAAGAGACAAGCGCGTAATGTCGCCGAAGAAATTCTCCAAAATGAACTACTCAGTCCACGACGCTCCGACGCCGAGGAGATATTTCCGATAGTGTTGCCACTTGTACAACGCTTGAACGACAGTGACTGGGCATGGGTGTTGGATTTGATATTGAAGTATGACCCAGATATCCTGCTTGCAACAGATCGCGATGGCCAGACGGCTCTTTCCTGGGCAGCGGACTACGCCGAAATAAAATCTGTGCAACGCCTATTACAGACAAAACAGATACCAAGAAATGATATGGTCAAAGCGCTTCTCCAGGTCGGAGGAAAATGTCGATGGCTAAAGTTTGACTCTGATTCTTCCAGCGCGGCGGACAGAGTCATACGACTTCTTATTGAAAACGGAGTTGACGTAGCGAGGAGGTATGAAGGTGCGATACCTTTGACCCACGCAGTGCAGCTTGAGTCCGTATATGTGGTGGAATGGTTGTGCAGGAATTCCTCCAGCCTAGTCCCAGAGGCATTTACCTCtcgagacgatgaaggcCGGTCACCACTGTCCATTGCCGTTCTCAACAAGCACGATTGGGCCATTGTGCTCCTCCTCAATACAGGTCATTATGACCGTGACCATGACAACTACGGACGAACGCCTCTGTATTGGCTCTTACAGAGCAAGATGGAGGAGACACAGAAAAGGAAACTAGCCAAAATTCTCATCTGGAAGGAAGCACACTACGACGTCCGAGGCGTATTTTTCAAAACAGATGAGTTGGGTGGTGTGCAAGAGCCTGAAGGTGATATGCATGTGGACCCGGGGATGCTGAACCAGTATCATAAAAACGACGGACTCACCTTGTTATCACATGCTGCCCAACTCAATGAGGAAAAAGTCATCAGGACGATTCTGAAGATAAGCGGAATTGAGGCAGATGCACCAAATAGAGACAGCACGACTCCTTTGCACGTTGCCTTAGTTGGCAACAAGACAGAGGCTGCAAAAGCATTAATGGAAGCAGACAAGTCCACGTTTAAAAGGTTAATCAGCGATAGTCGACGTGACGATGGCGCTATCGGCCTACTTAAAAGGTTGCTAGAACTAGGGTACGATGTCAATCGGGAAATGGACAAGGGCCAACCTCTTCATATGTCTGCACTGGAACTGGCACAGGGAAATTTACAACTTATGTGTCTTATTATCCCATATTGCGCGGGCCTGAAATGTCTCACCATTTCGAAGGATGACTGGTTTGAGCTGGGTGCCAGGCATGCTGCGTCTCGGGGCCGTACCTGGCCTAGGACAGGTACTGAGTCTGGGTTGCTAGTAAAACGTGGAGGGAATGGGGAGCTCGAGATTAAATTCGAAGATTTGGAAACCGTGACGCCCTCCCCATGCTGTCCAAACAATGACCGAATTAATTCGGAGATTAGTATACT GGTGCACAGGGACCGGGACACCTGGAGAAATCCAGCAGAGTATCCACCTGAACAGTACGAATGCTGCGGTCGACAGTGGCGAAGTTACCACATTTCGCTTGAATTTCCTAGCAGAGATAGGGAGGATAGGAAACTTCTGTTGGGTATCGAATGGACCATGGAAGCCACTGAAAATGGAGAGCCGGGCAGGGTACTTTACAGCAGCACGCTGCCTAAAGTTTGGCTTCCACGTAATTTGATAGAGTTCTTAGACGAATTCCTGAAAGAGCTATCCTCTCAGTGGCAAAGAGTATGTGGTGACGTTGATCAAAGGATGATATCCAAT AGGCTGAATAGCCAATCCCCCAACTCATCGAGATCGTCTTTATTCAACGAGCTTGAGAAAGATTATGTCTACCTTGCAAAGCTTCGCGCAGCCTTATCCCTCCACATCGAGGATGTCAGACGGCAATTCCCCGCATCCCGCCGAGATTACTTTGATCATATTCACCTGGGTGATAGTATTGAACGCTTACAGGAAACTACCATAAACAAGTTAGATCAATTCGAGCAAGTGGTAACAGGTATTCTGCAATTG CAATTCGCTCGTGCCTCAATCAACGAAGCCGCCACCATTCGAAGGATCACTCTCGTCACA TTCGTTTACTTGCCCCTGATGTTCTCTGCG TCCCTATTCGGCATGAATGTCAACGCACTCGAAAACAATCCGGACTGGCGATGGTATCTTCTTTTTGCCGGGGCGTCTTTCCTTGTGACATTCGGTATCTACTATTATCCATTTACGGGGATTTGGCTCCCGCAGAGCTCTGGAACCCGGGCTCTTGTTAGTACAAGCTTCCTAAATCGCCGTAAGGTGGCCCGGGCTAGGAGTTCTGGGTCTGCTGTATGA
- a CDS encoding TauD/TfdA dioxygenase family protein (COG:I;~EggNog:ENOG410PU9B;~InterPro:IPR042098,IPR003819;~PFAM:PF02668;~go_function: GO:0016491 - oxidoreductase activity [Evidence IEA];~go_process: GO:0055114 - oxidation-reduction process [Evidence IEA]): protein MAPSVEVATPAPAPVDTKVETQKAATGSGYIREPLKYSGSLDEYKSIDVTPVIGREFPDVQLVDILNDDQKIRDLAITVSRRGVVFFRNQSINSDDQKILGQKLGELTGKPATSKLHRHAVNNAGRKLTVNEHGKLDDEISVISSETNRKYYGDRFVNNSRHLASEGWHADITFERVPSDYAILKIIHNPEDQTGGDTLWASGYEVYDRLSPAIQALADTLKATHHQPSFNNIAKEHGIELIDGDRGAPENTGFDFKASHPLVRTNPVTGWKSLFGAAGQVDNGWIEDVTKRESQILKKYFRQLISENHDLQVRFKWGTNDLAIWDNRSVFHTATNDYDGKRQGNRVVSLGEIPYYDPASKSRREALAAEA from the exons ATGGCCCCATCAGTCGAAGTAGCcaccccagctccagcccccGTCGACACAAAGGTCGAAACCCAGAAGGCTGCGACTGGTTCTGGCTACATCCGCGAGCCCCTTAAGTATTCCGGCTCACTGGATGAATATAAAAGCATCGACGTTACCCCCGTCATCGGACGGGAGTTTCCTGATGTCCAGCTCGTTGATATCCTCAACGACGACCAGAAGATCCGCGACCTGGCCATAACCG TCTCTCGCCGCGGAGTCGTCTTCTTCCGGAACCAGAGTATCAACTCAGATGACCAGAAGATTCTAGGCCAGAAACTGGGTGAATTGACAGGGAAGCCTGCTACATCAAAG CTCCATCGCCACGCGGTGAATAACGCCGGTAGAAAACTCACTGTCAACGAACACGGCAAGCTCGACGATGAAATCTCCGTCATCTCCTCCGAAACAAACCGGAAGTACTATGGAGATAGATTCGTGAACAACTCTCGCCACCTCGCTAGTGAGGGTTGGCACGCTGA TATCACCTTCGAGAGAGTCCCCTCGGACTATGCAATCCTGAaaatcatccacaacccAGAAGACCAGACGGGTGGTGACACGCTCTGGGCATCTGGATATGAAGTCTACGATCGACTCTCGCCCGCAATCCAGGCTCTGGCGGATACTCTCAAGGCAACTCACCACCAG CCatccttcaacaacatcgccaaagAGCATGGAATCGAACTTATCGATGGGGACCGAGGTGCACCCGAGAACACCGGCTTCGATTTCAAAGCCTCCCA TCCCCTCGTCCGCACAAACCCCGTCACCGGCTGGAAGAGTCTTTTCGGGGCAGCAGGCCAAGTAGACAACGGCTGGATTGAAGACGTAACAAAGCGCGAGAGTCAGATCCTGAAGAAATACT TCCGGCAACTCATTTCCGAGAACCATGACCTCCAAGTCAGATTCAAATGGGGGACAAATGACCTGGCTATCTGGGATAA tcGCTCTGTTTTCCATACTGCTACCAA CGACTATGATGGAAAGCGACAGGGAAACCGCGTAGTCTCACTGGGAGAAATACCATACTACGACCCTGCGTCCAAGTCTAGACGTGAGGCGTTGGCAGCTGAAGCTTGA